Proteins encoded by one window of Modestobacter marinus:
- a CDS encoding thermonuclease family protein, which yields MQSLFAVVGAHKIAATVAAAALVVGAGVVHEAVSGPVTATVTKVVDGDTIDVRYDGETRRVRLLNVDTPESVDPAKPVECLAPEATQYLKSRLPIGIEVRLEHDEEKYDRYDRELAAVFLGDDLVNADIAREGFGVALVVEPNKRFYPPVRQAQDAARGAGRGLHASDVACTVPAQVAALEQTAADTVAEQPVAPAELTAFDSHSGELVAALTAARALGVLLDGDSRIFPLLPLTGSELTVLQRRVQDVRLDLNAAVTANDSARTAEQQRQEEEARRAAEEAARQAAEEAARQAAEEAARQAAEQEAARKSAEDAAAAAARARSQSSGSSSRTSSSAPRTAAPSQTSGSSGPSGYTGCRSYAPGGKSWTPMPCPGS from the coding sequence ATGCAGAGCCTGTTCGCTGTCGTAGGTGCCCACAAGATCGCTGCGACGGTGGCCGCCGCAGCACTGGTGGTCGGGGCGGGAGTCGTCCACGAGGCAGTGAGCGGACCCGTCACCGCGACGGTGACCAAAGTGGTGGACGGCGACACCATCGATGTGCGGTACGACGGCGAGACCCGTCGGGTGCGACTGCTCAACGTGGACACCCCGGAGTCGGTCGACCCCGCCAAGCCGGTCGAGTGCCTCGCCCCGGAGGCGACCCAGTACCTCAAGAGCCGCCTCCCCATCGGGATCGAGGTGCGGCTCGAGCACGACGAGGAGAAGTACGACCGGTACGACCGTGAACTCGCCGCGGTCTTCCTCGGCGATGATCTGGTGAACGCCGACATCGCCCGAGAGGGCTTCGGCGTGGCGCTGGTGGTCGAGCCGAACAAGCGGTTCTATCCGCCCGTGCGGCAGGCTCAGGACGCCGCGCGTGGGGCCGGCCGCGGCCTCCACGCCTCCGACGTGGCGTGTACCGTGCCGGCGCAGGTGGCCGCCCTCGAGCAGACGGCGGCCGACACGGTCGCCGAGCAGCCCGTCGCCCCGGCCGAGTTGACCGCTTTCGATTCCCACTCCGGTGAGCTGGTCGCTGCGCTGACCGCGGCGCGGGCGCTCGGTGTACTGCTGGATGGGGACTCGCGAATCTTCCCGCTGCTGCCGCTGACCGGCAGCGAGCTGACCGTGCTGCAGCGCCGGGTGCAGGACGTCCGCCTTGACCTGAACGCCGCCGTCACTGCCAACGACTCGGCCCGGACGGCCGAGCAGCAGCGGCAGGAGGAGGAGGCCCGGCGAGCCGCGGAGGAGGCGGCGCGCCAGGCCGCGGAGGAAGCGGCGCGCCAGGCCGCCGAGGAGGCTGCGCGGCAGGCCGCTGAGCAGGAGGCCGCGCGGAAGTCGGCCGAGGACGCTGCTGCGGCGGCGGCCCGAGCCCGTTCGCAGTCGTCCGGCTCGTCGTCCCGGACCTCGTCGAGTGCCCCGAGGACGGCAGCTCCATCGCAGACGTCCGGTAGCTCCGGCCCCAGTGGCTACACCGGCTGCCGGAGCTACGCGCCCGGCGGCAAGAGCTGGACGCCGATGCCGTGCCCAGGCTCCTGA
- a CDS encoding exonuclease domain-containing protein, which yields MSVAVLDLETTGLRPGVDRVVEVGVVLLDDRGEVEGEFCTLVNPGRDVGPTSVHGISARDVADAPAFADIAGYLSHLLAGRLVVAHNALFDLRFLGREFGRAGLPIGLSPSLCTMRLAPLFFGAGTRSLQALCDYMSIPLEAHAALNDARATAELLVRMLASDLGAEPLVGAGLTVRFAADGGYEGFEPLDAVWADLVARAVEPGPCTPCDPCPSVPRDAATALSRRRDGYLGGLVAALPALDGAPPSMAPYLTVLDEALEDRLVSITEADQLFSLAAELGCGPDHVRAAHRLYLEALATTALADDVVTDAELTDLRRVAELLGMESRDVDVALTMVRSGAKVSLPRRPGLFAPGDKIVFTGEMSRSRDDLEQAARDAGLQPMSSVSGKTSLLVCADPDSQSGKARKARSLGVRVIGEAVFWESLSLTGTR from the coding sequence GTGAGCGTCGCCGTCCTGGACCTCGAGACCACCGGCCTGCGCCCCGGCGTCGACCGGGTGGTCGAGGTCGGCGTCGTCCTGCTCGACGACCGCGGTGAGGTGGAGGGCGAGTTCTGCACCCTGGTCAACCCCGGCCGCGACGTCGGACCCACCTCGGTGCACGGCATCTCCGCCCGCGACGTCGCCGACGCCCCGGCCTTCGCCGACATCGCCGGCTACCTCAGCCACCTGTTGGCCGGCCGGCTCGTCGTGGCGCACAACGCCCTGTTCGACCTGCGGTTCCTGGGCCGTGAGTTCGGTCGCGCCGGCCTGCCGATCGGGCTGTCGCCGTCGCTGTGCACCATGCGCCTGGCGCCGCTGTTCTTCGGCGCGGGCACCCGCTCCCTGCAGGCGCTGTGCGACTACATGTCCATACCGCTGGAGGCACACGCTGCGCTGAATGACGCCCGCGCGACCGCCGAGCTGCTGGTCCGGATGCTCGCCTCCGACCTCGGCGCCGAACCGCTGGTCGGCGCCGGCCTGACCGTCCGCTTCGCCGCCGACGGCGGCTACGAGGGATTCGAACCGCTCGACGCCGTCTGGGCCGACCTCGTCGCCCGGGCCGTCGAGCCTGGGCCCTGCACGCCGTGCGACCCCTGCCCCTCGGTGCCCCGGGACGCGGCCACCGCACTGTCCCGCCGGCGGGACGGCTACCTCGGTGGACTCGTCGCGGCCCTGCCCGCGCTGGACGGTGCACCGCCGAGCATGGCGCCCTACCTGACCGTGCTGGACGAGGCGCTGGAGGACCGGCTGGTGAGCATCACCGAGGCCGACCAGCTGTTCTCCCTCGCCGCCGAACTCGGCTGCGGGCCGGACCACGTACGGGCCGCGCACCGCCTCTACCTGGAGGCGCTGGCCACCACGGCGCTGGCCGACGACGTCGTCACCGACGCCGAGCTGACCGACCTGCGTCGCGTCGCCGAGCTGCTGGGCATGGAGAGCCGGGACGTCGACGTCGCGCTGACCATGGTCCGCTCCGGCGCGAAGGTCTCCCTGCCTCGACGGCCCGGACTGTTCGCCCCGGGTGACAAGATCGTGTTCACCGGCGAGATGTCCCGCAGCCGCGACGACCTCGAGCAGGCCGCCCGGGACGCCGGCCTGCAGCCGATGTCCTCGGTGTCGGGCAAGACCAGCCTGCTGGTGTGCGCCGACCCAGACTCCCAGTCGGGCAAGGCCCGGAAGGCCCGCAGCCTGGGGGTGCGGGTGATCGGGGAGGCGGTCTTCTGGGAGTCGCTGTCCCTGACGGGCACCCGGTGA
- a CDS encoding NERD domain-containing protein, whose product MTARVYPVEPAFESPAEQSFVQALRDQLPDDAVLFCNLRFTDRSGDREADVVVAWPGVGVAVIEVKGGSVSLREGQWWQTGGRSKAIHPVEQALKCKYALRDFLYRHPRWSRGNPRSNHFVALPTTVLPADFAAPDAPRWLVIDSTETSHAAGRISSALRRTEEEHDAPTQHDVELLVDCLAGTAIPQADLVADLAEREAACDLLTHAQAKVLDYLSGNPRVEIRGGAGSGKTWLAIEKARRLTADGQRVALMCYSRGLAEYLRRRALTLPARQRPVYAGTFHNLGTSWGVAPGSDDDSSYWEQQLPETMASLAEGLPAGERFDAIVIDEAQDFAESWWPAVLAALRRPDDGCLYVFSDEGQRVFARQGRPTVPLVPIELPENLRNTKQIAGTFSSLAPAQMRIRGGSGVPVRFLPCAAEDAVDVADDAADALLEEGWPPESLALLTTYSRHPVQVERQAAGQDAYWATYWDDDDLFYGHVLGFKGLERPAVVLAVNGFRSAERAREMLYVGLSRARDLLVVCGDLAVIRRVGGEAVARRLTVGTS is encoded by the coding sequence GTGACCGCGCGCGTGTACCCGGTGGAGCCGGCCTTCGAGTCACCCGCCGAGCAGTCGTTCGTCCAGGCGCTGCGCGACCAGTTGCCCGACGACGCCGTCCTGTTCTGCAACCTGCGCTTCACCGACCGGTCCGGGGACCGGGAGGCCGACGTCGTCGTCGCGTGGCCGGGCGTCGGCGTCGCGGTGATCGAGGTGAAGGGCGGCAGCGTCTCGCTGCGCGAGGGCCAGTGGTGGCAGACCGGCGGGAGGAGCAAGGCGATCCACCCGGTCGAGCAGGCGTTGAAGTGCAAGTACGCGTTGCGCGACTTCCTGTACCGGCACCCGCGGTGGTCCCGGGGCAACCCACGGTCGAACCACTTCGTCGCGCTGCCGACGACCGTGCTGCCCGCCGACTTCGCGGCTCCGGACGCGCCGCGCTGGCTGGTCATCGACAGCACGGAGACCAGTCACGCGGCCGGCCGGATCTCCTCGGCGTTGCGCCGCACCGAGGAGGAGCACGACGCGCCGACGCAGCACGACGTCGAGCTGCTGGTCGACTGCCTGGCCGGGACGGCGATCCCGCAGGCCGACCTGGTCGCCGACCTGGCCGAGCGGGAGGCCGCCTGCGACCTGCTCACCCACGCGCAGGCGAAGGTGCTCGACTACCTCAGCGGCAACCCCAGGGTGGAGATCCGCGGCGGCGCCGGCTCGGGCAAGACCTGGCTGGCGATCGAGAAGGCCCGGCGACTCACCGCGGACGGCCAGCGGGTCGCGTTGATGTGCTACTCCCGCGGCCTCGCCGAGTACCTGCGGCGGCGCGCGCTGACCCTCCCGGCGCGGCAGCGGCCGGTGTACGCGGGCACCTTCCACAATCTCGGGACCAGCTGGGGCGTGGCCCCCGGCTCGGACGACGACAGCTCGTACTGGGAGCAGCAGCTGCCCGAGACGATGGCGTCACTGGCCGAGGGGCTGCCGGCGGGGGAGCGGTTCGACGCCATCGTGATCGACGAGGCGCAGGACTTCGCCGAGTCGTGGTGGCCCGCCGTCCTCGCGGCGCTGCGGCGTCCGGACGACGGCTGCCTGTACGTGTTCTCCGACGAGGGGCAGCGGGTGTTCGCCCGTCAGGGCCGGCCAACGGTGCCACTGGTGCCGATCGAGCTGCCGGAGAACCTGCGCAACACCAAGCAGATCGCCGGCACCTTCAGCAGCCTCGCGCCGGCGCAGATGCGGATCCGCGGCGGCAGCGGCGTCCCGGTGCGGTTCCTCCCGTGCGCGGCGGAGGACGCGGTCGACGTCGCCGACGACGCAGCGGACGCGCTGCTCGAGGAGGGTTGGCCGCCGGAGTCGCTGGCGCTGCTGACCACGTACAGCCGGCACCCGGTCCAGGTCGAGCGGCAAGCCGCCGGGCAGGACGCGTACTGGGCGACCTACTGGGACGACGACGACCTCTTCTACGGGCACGTACTCGGCTTCAAGGGGCTGGAGCGGCCGGCCGTCGTCCTCGCGGTGAACGGCTTCCGGAGCGCGGAGCGGGCGCGGGAGATGCTCTACGTCGGGCTCTCCCGGGCGCGTGACCTGCTCGTCGTCTGTGGCGACCTGGCGGTCATCCGGCGGGTCGGCGGGGAAGCGGTCGCGCGGCGGCTCACCGTGGGTACGTCGTGA
- a CDS encoding DUF4011 domain-containing protein produces MTDPADLQPATTDAAAQGARVTVEVTAVPVLSYALAHNGIAVVSQMVLTGHDEPVRHASVHVGIRDAAGPIGEAVELFADVDPGHTTVLTDVGLRLDPAAMLQVEERRPGWLSVSVEKDGEVLGSARVPVQVLAAAQWLATPLELAMEMLAAHVLPNHPSITTLVAEAAEVLRTQTGSPSIQGYQSGAERVDAVAAAICAAVQARDVRYSEPPASWADVGQKVRTPGEVLDERVGTCLDLVVVLAAALEQAGIRPLLWLVEGHAFLGYWREELSAQSSATTDVASLVNLVDLGLIRLVETTMLTTRTEPAGFDELHRPPYAAWLTGELDRVIGVVDVYRARRDGVLPLPARTRDADGTVQVVEYRPAVHSTPARPADTGTAAPTDAREAAPPRIAQWKNALLDLSLRNRLINYTPRAGIALTVPDAQLGALEDLVNGGTALTLLPSDQLAAVQRERGLRSARELPQEQLAELLLDRRGLYVDVPESSYLTRMRALAYKAKTVLEETGANNLYLALGSLAWELDGRPLRSPLILVPVVLKAHSRSGAYRLTVDESGTSTPNYCLLEKLRQLHGLSVPGLQEPTEDGAGIDLDAALQAMRLALVEQGLPYRVEPTADLAILAFAKFRLWKDLDEHWATLSENPLVAHLVHSPTDPFEDPVAEDGSVDLDELAAGVPVPADASQLTAVAEAAAGRTFVLEGPPGTGKSQTITNLLARAVADGKRVLFVAEKRAALDVVARRLDAVGMGPFALDLHDKGSRPAVVRAQIRTALEHAVQVDEQGLAADGEDLRSARRALARYATRLHEPNAAGLSLYSAHTGALSVGDSVPPLPVSPAAVGGLTADDVAAVRRALAGLPDVADLARPRPGHPWGFVDVADVDVPAAATAAAAVDAAVAELLGSARLAPVLAAVRTPGDLAGLARVLDGPPVDLAVLDETRSARWRTDTAALSADVAAFCAAPGLDGATAAALDLPLAEIAAAGETAAQSGFFGRKKRLIAVRDSLAPVLTGEVAPKAVPALASALLTAQTAARTLAARAAAIPGLQVPSDWNPLTDPGLVDREVDWLRLAGAVVEGHDGFPGALRALLAQGPATNPSAAAAVGRAQEAVQQLLTVCRSTPEQLAGWAGADGLFAQWQATRAERAVTAPGVPSLRRWLDLVAAVEPLRSAGLGEARSALLIGAVPADDAVRSFELGLAGAAMTEREEATGLAVFDAPVHERAISRFSAASRAVRRHLTAALPASVVSARSFDVTARGGRVGALQRELNRQRGGLGVRGLIAEYGELVTAVMPCVLVSPDSVARFFPARAGLFDLVVFDEASQIRVADAVGALGRANAAVVVGDSKQMPPTSFAEPTTDDDALPEDLATAVEDEESILSECVQARVPRQWLSWHYRSQDESLIAFSNGQYYENRLSSFPAPVHGPASSAPDGRGVSLVRVAGTFHRSGAGKLLRTNPVEAEAIVAEIRRRFALSPDEPPSIGAVTFNAQQRALIDALLRDAGDERLVEALDRTDGEGLFVKNLENVQGDERDVVLFSTAFSANDRGQLPLNFGPLNKVGGERRLNVAITRARRQVVVFSSFDPADLRAEQTSSVGIKHLRAYLDLAAHGTDALPRDARFAWLPDRHRDDVAAALRGRGLIVRTDVGLSEFKVDLAVSLAAAPDVPVLAVLLDGPAWARRRTVGDRDGLPVEVLGGMLRWPAVERVWLPAWLADRETVVERLVTAAQTPVAPPPEHLPVQTVEPEPEREPGPAQPEPAAPPVAVESPVTMLDGEWPFLPWTPEPAGERSLLDQLGNRRVAERVGRVLQGGAEAEGPIHLDRLARLTAGAFGLGRVAQARKDALAALVPASLRVGAFVWPAGLDRSSWTGFRRDPEGTRPMEQVAPEEIGNAMIALCRASAGMTKEELFAQTLETFGYRRRTAAQVAVLESALGAATSAGRLTATASGLLIA; encoded by the coding sequence ATGACCGACCCCGCGGACCTCCAGCCGGCGACGACCGACGCGGCGGCGCAGGGCGCTCGGGTCACCGTCGAGGTCACCGCCGTACCCGTGCTCAGCTACGCACTGGCGCACAACGGCATCGCCGTCGTCTCCCAGATGGTGCTCACCGGGCACGACGAGCCGGTGCGGCACGCGAGCGTTCACGTGGGCATCCGGGACGCCGCGGGCCCGATCGGCGAGGCCGTCGAGCTGTTCGCCGACGTCGACCCGGGGCACACCACGGTGCTCACCGACGTGGGGCTGCGGCTGGACCCGGCGGCGATGCTGCAGGTCGAGGAGCGCCGTCCCGGCTGGCTGTCGGTCTCGGTCGAGAAGGACGGCGAGGTACTCGGCTCGGCGCGCGTGCCGGTGCAGGTCCTGGCCGCGGCGCAGTGGCTGGCCACGCCCCTGGAGCTGGCGATGGAGATGCTCGCCGCCCACGTTCTCCCCAACCACCCGTCGATCACCACACTGGTCGCCGAGGCCGCCGAGGTACTGCGCACCCAGACCGGCAGCCCGTCGATCCAGGGCTACCAGTCCGGCGCCGAGCGGGTGGACGCCGTCGCCGCCGCGATCTGCGCCGCCGTCCAGGCCCGCGACGTCCGCTACAGCGAGCCCCCGGCCAGCTGGGCGGACGTCGGGCAGAAGGTGCGCACGCCCGGTGAGGTGCTCGACGAGCGGGTCGGCACCTGCCTGGACCTGGTCGTCGTCCTGGCTGCCGCGCTGGAGCAGGCCGGCATCCGGCCGCTGCTGTGGCTGGTCGAGGGGCACGCCTTCCTCGGCTACTGGCGCGAGGAGCTGTCGGCGCAGAGCTCGGCGACCACCGACGTCGCCAGCCTGGTGAACCTGGTCGACCTGGGGCTGATCCGGCTGGTGGAGACCACGATGCTCACCACCCGGACCGAGCCGGCCGGCTTCGACGAGCTGCACCGCCCGCCCTACGCCGCCTGGCTCACCGGCGAGCTGGACCGGGTCATCGGGGTCGTCGACGTCTACCGCGCCCGGCGCGACGGCGTCCTCCCGCTGCCGGCCCGCACCCGGGACGCCGACGGCACCGTGCAGGTGGTCGAGTACCGGCCGGCGGTGCACAGCACCCCCGCCCGCCCGGCCGACACCGGGACGGCGGCTCCGACCGATGCTCGTGAGGCAGCCCCGCCGCGGATCGCCCAGTGGAAGAACGCGCTGCTGGACCTCAGCCTGCGCAACCGGCTGATCAACTACACGCCGCGCGCCGGGATCGCGCTGACCGTGCCCGATGCGCAGCTCGGCGCGCTGGAGGACCTGGTCAACGGCGGGACGGCGCTGACCCTGTTGCCCAGCGACCAGCTGGCCGCCGTCCAGCGCGAGCGCGGACTGCGGTCGGCCCGGGAGCTGCCGCAGGAACAGCTGGCCGAGCTGCTGCTGGACCGCCGGGGCCTGTACGTCGACGTCCCGGAGAGCTCGTACCTGACCCGGATGCGGGCGCTGGCCTACAAGGCGAAGACGGTGCTGGAGGAGACCGGCGCCAACAACCTGTACCTGGCGCTGGGCAGCCTCGCCTGGGAGCTCGATGGTCGCCCGCTGCGCTCACCGCTGATCCTGGTGCCCGTCGTGCTGAAGGCCCACTCCCGGTCGGGGGCCTACCGGCTGACCGTGGACGAGTCCGGCACCAGCACCCCGAACTACTGCCTGCTGGAGAAGCTGCGCCAGCTGCACGGGTTGAGCGTGCCCGGCCTGCAGGAGCCGACCGAGGACGGCGCCGGGATCGACCTGGACGCCGCGCTCCAGGCGATGCGCCTCGCGCTGGTGGAGCAGGGGCTGCCGTACCGGGTGGAGCCGACCGCCGACCTGGCGATCCTGGCGTTCGCGAAGTTCCGGCTGTGGAAGGACCTGGACGAGCACTGGGCGACGCTGAGCGAGAACCCGCTGGTCGCGCACCTGGTGCACTCCCCCACCGACCCGTTCGAGGATCCGGTCGCCGAGGACGGCTCGGTCGACCTCGACGAGCTCGCGGCCGGCGTGCCGGTGCCGGCGGACGCCTCGCAGCTGACCGCGGTCGCCGAGGCCGCTGCCGGCCGGACGTTCGTGTTGGAGGGCCCGCCCGGGACGGGCAAGTCGCAGACCATCACCAACCTGCTGGCCCGAGCGGTCGCCGACGGCAAGCGGGTGCTGTTCGTCGCCGAGAAGCGCGCCGCGCTGGACGTCGTCGCCCGGCGGCTGGACGCCGTCGGGATGGGCCCGTTCGCCCTCGACCTGCACGACAAGGGCAGCCGACCGGCCGTGGTGCGGGCCCAGATCCGCACGGCACTGGAGCACGCGGTGCAGGTCGACGAGCAGGGGCTGGCCGCCGACGGCGAGGACCTCCGCTCGGCCCGGCGTGCGCTGGCCCGGTACGCCACCCGGCTGCACGAGCCGAACGCCGCCGGCCTGTCGCTGTACAGCGCGCACACCGGTGCGCTGAGCGTCGGCGACTCCGTGCCGCCGCTGCCGGTCTCGCCGGCCGCGGTCGGTGGGCTGACGGCCGACGACGTCGCTGCGGTGCGGCGCGCGCTGGCCGGGCTCCCGGACGTCGCCGACCTGGCCCGGCCGCGGCCTGGGCACCCGTGGGGCTTCGTGGACGTCGCCGACGTGGACGTGCCGGCCGCCGCGACCGCCGCTGCTGCCGTCGATGCCGCCGTCGCCGAGTTGCTGGGGTCGGCGCGGCTGGCGCCGGTGCTGGCCGCGGTGCGCACGCCAGGCGACCTGGCCGGGCTGGCCCGGGTGCTGGACGGCCCGCCGGTGGACCTGGCGGTGCTGGACGAGACCCGGTCGGCACGCTGGCGCACCGACACGGCCGCACTGTCCGCCGACGTCGCCGCCTTCTGCGCGGCACCGGGCTTGGACGGAGCGACGGCGGCCGCGCTGGACCTGCCGCTGGCGGAGATCGCCGCCGCCGGGGAGACCGCCGCGCAGTCGGGCTTCTTCGGTCGCAAGAAGCGGCTGATTGCCGTCCGTGACTCCCTGGCTCCGGTGCTGACCGGTGAGGTGGCACCGAAGGCAGTACCGGCGCTGGCGTCGGCCCTGCTCACCGCGCAGACGGCGGCGCGGACACTGGCCGCCCGCGCCGCGGCGATCCCCGGGCTGCAGGTGCCCAGCGACTGGAACCCGCTGACCGATCCCGGCCTGGTCGACCGGGAGGTCGACTGGCTCCGGCTGGCCGGCGCGGTGGTCGAGGGACACGACGGCTTCCCCGGAGCGCTGCGCGCACTGCTGGCCCAAGGACCGGCAACCAACCCGTCCGCTGCAGCGGCGGTCGGCCGCGCGCAGGAGGCGGTGCAGCAGCTGCTGACCGTCTGCCGGTCGACACCCGAGCAGCTCGCGGGGTGGGCGGGCGCCGACGGGTTGTTCGCCCAGTGGCAGGCGACCCGCGCCGAGCGGGCGGTCACGGCTCCCGGGGTGCCGTCGCTGCGCCGGTGGCTGGACCTGGTCGCCGCCGTCGAGCCGCTGCGCTCGGCCGGATTGGGTGAGGCCCGGTCGGCGCTGCTGATCGGCGCGGTGCCGGCCGACGACGCCGTCCGCTCCTTCGAGCTCGGGCTGGCCGGCGCCGCGATGACCGAGCGGGAGGAGGCCACCGGGCTGGCCGTCTTCGACGCGCCGGTGCACGAGCGGGCGATCTCCCGGTTCTCGGCGGCGTCCCGGGCGGTGCGCCGGCACCTGACCGCGGCCCTGCCCGCGTCGGTCGTCTCGGCGCGGTCCTTCGACGTCACCGCCCGCGGTGGTCGGGTCGGGGCGCTGCAGCGGGAGCTGAACCGGCAGCGTGGCGGGCTCGGCGTGCGCGGGCTGATCGCCGAGTACGGCGAGTTGGTCACCGCCGTCATGCCGTGCGTGCTGGTCAGCCCCGACTCGGTGGCCCGCTTCTTCCCGGCCCGGGCCGGCCTGTTCGACCTGGTGGTGTTTGACGAGGCCTCGCAGATCCGGGTCGCCGACGCGGTCGGTGCGCTGGGCCGGGCGAACGCCGCGGTCGTCGTCGGGGACAGCAAGCAGATGCCGCCGACGTCCTTCGCCGAGCCGACGACCGACGACGACGCGCTGCCCGAGGACCTGGCCACCGCGGTGGAGGACGAGGAGTCGATCCTCTCCGAATGCGTGCAGGCGCGGGTGCCGCGGCAGTGGCTGTCCTGGCACTACCGCAGCCAGGACGAGTCGCTGATCGCCTTCAGCAACGGCCAGTACTACGAGAACCGGCTGTCCTCGTTCCCGGCACCGGTGCACGGGCCGGCCTCCTCGGCCCCGGACGGCCGCGGCGTCTCGCTGGTGCGGGTGGCCGGCACGTTCCACCGCTCCGGGGCGGGCAAGCTGCTGCGCACCAACCCGGTCGAGGCGGAGGCGATCGTGGCGGAGATCCGCCGCCGCTTCGCGCTCTCCCCCGACGAGCCGCCCTCGATCGGCGCGGTGACGTTCAACGCCCAGCAGCGGGCGCTGATCGACGCACTGCTGAGGGACGCCGGTGACGAGCGGCTGGTCGAGGCGCTGGACCGCACCGACGGCGAGGGCCTGTTCGTCAAGAACCTGGAGAACGTGCAAGGCGACGAGCGGGATGTCGTGTTGTTCTCCACCGCGTTCAGCGCCAATGACCGGGGTCAGCTGCCGCTGAACTTCGGGCCGCTGAACAAGGTGGGCGGTGAGCGGCGGCTGAACGTGGCGATCACCCGCGCCCGGCGACAGGTGGTGGTGTTCTCCTCCTTCGACCCGGCCGACCTGCGGGCAGAGCAGACCTCGTCGGTGGGGATCAAGCACCTGCGCGCGTACCTGGACCTGGCGGCCCACGGCACGGATGCGCTGCCGCGGGACGCGCGGTTCGCCTGGCTGCCCGACCGGCACCGGGACGACGTCGCCGCCGCGCTGCGTGGGCGGGGACTGATCGTGCGCACCGACGTCGGGTTGTCGGAGTTCAAGGTGGACCTGGCCGTGTCGCTGGCCGCCGCGCCCGACGTGCCGGTGCTGGCGGTGCTGCTCGACGGCCCGGCATGGGCGCGGCGGCGGACGGTCGGCGACCGGGACGGGCTGCCGGTGGAGGTGCTCGGCGGCATGCTGCGCTGGCCGGCGGTGGAGCGGGTGTGGCTCCCGGCCTGGCTGGCCGACCGGGAGACGGTGGTGGAGCGGCTGGTCACCGCCGCCCAGACCCCGGTCGCTCCCCCGCCCGAGCATCTCCCTGTCCAGACGGTAGAGCCGGAGCCGGAGCGGGAGCCGGGGCCGGCGCAGCCGGAGCCGGCGGCTCCGCCGGTGGCGGTCGAGTCACCGGTGACGATGCTGGACGGCGAGTGGCCGTTCCTGCCGTGGACGCCGGAGCCGGCGGGTGAGCGCAGCCTGCTGGACCAGCTGGGGAACCGGCGGGTAGCCGAGCGGGTGGGGCGGGTGCTGCAGGGCGGCGCCGAGGCTGAGGGGCCGATCCACCTCGATCGGCTGGCCCGGCTCACGGCCGGCGCGTTCGGGCTAGGCCGGGTGGCGCAGGCGCGCAAGGACGCGCTGGCGGCGCTGGTTCCCGCGTCGCTTCGGGTCGGTGCCTTTGTGTGGCCCGCTGGGCTGGACCGGTCGTCCTGGACCGGCTTCCGCCGGGATCCGGAGGGGACCCGGCCGATGGAGCAGGTGGCGCCGGAGGAAATCGGCAACGCGATGATCGCGCTGTGCCGGGCGAGTGCCGGGATGACCAAGGAGGAGCTGTTCGCGCAGACGCTGGAGACCTTCGGCTACCGCCGCCGGACTGCGGCGCAAGTCGCCGTCCTGGAGTCGGCCTTGGGCGCTGCCACGTCGGCCGGCCGACTGACGGCCACGGCGTCCGGCCTGCTCATCGCCTGA
- a CDS encoding DUF5925 domain-containing protein produces MLPDPLGALQGAVTPGVALQDVEDISDAVLLQAQWSGAMPVHRAVEVPGTVDDPAGLLPPDACVRLDQRADNWRAVLADVAGAIVHLRVRWGITRVSLVGAERAPVEALVDQLAAAARAVVALPDGTVRMRFWSSGLQEPKSSARTVTSPSWDEVVPNYARATGVAVTTLTSMTGLADRSGRLVLWHGAPGTGKTTAVRALSRAWAPWCDTHYVTDPEQLFSNSQYLLEVAGGDEDDDESTGKWRLIVAEDCDECLRTDAAQRAGASLGRLLNLCDGILGHGLRVVVLLTTNEDLGGLHPAITRPGRCLSAVEFTPLSPPEAQAWLGPDSPAPSGQVTLAELFAIREERALPAGRTLREVGGYL; encoded by the coding sequence GTGCTGCCCGACCCTCTCGGCGCGCTGCAGGGCGCCGTCACACCCGGCGTCGCCCTGCAGGACGTCGAGGACATCAGCGACGCCGTGCTGCTGCAGGCGCAGTGGAGCGGCGCCATGCCCGTGCACCGTGCGGTCGAGGTACCGGGCACCGTGGATGACCCGGCCGGCCTGCTGCCGCCGGACGCCTGCGTGCGGCTGGACCAGCGGGCGGACAACTGGCGCGCGGTCCTGGCCGACGTCGCGGGCGCGATCGTGCACCTGCGGGTGCGGTGGGGCATCACCCGCGTCTCCCTCGTCGGTGCGGAGCGGGCGCCGGTCGAGGCGCTGGTCGACCAGCTCGCGGCCGCAGCGCGGGCGGTGGTCGCGCTGCCTGACGGGACGGTGCGGATGCGCTTCTGGTCCAGCGGTCTCCAGGAGCCGAAGAGCTCGGCGCGCACGGTCACCTCGCCGTCCTGGGACGAGGTGGTGCCGAACTACGCCCGCGCCACCGGCGTCGCGGTGACCACGCTGACGTCGATGACCGGACTGGCGGACCGCAGCGGCCGGCTGGTCCTGTGGCACGGCGCGCCGGGCACGGGCAAGACGACGGCGGTGCGAGCGCTGAGCCGGGCGTGGGCGCCGTGGTGCGACACCCACTACGTCACCGACCCGGAGCAGCTGTTCAGCAACTCGCAGTACCTGCTCGAGGTGGCCGGCGGCGACGAGGACGACGACGAGTCCACCGGGAAGTGGCGGCTGATCGTGGCCGAGGACTGCGACGAGTGCCTGCGCACGGATGCGGCGCAGCGGGCGGGTGCCTCCCTGGGCCGGCTGCTCAACCTCTGCGACGGCATCCTCGGCCACGGGCTGCGCGTGGTGGTGCTGCTGACCACCAACGAGGACCTCGGCGGCCTGCACCCGGCGATCACCCGGCCCGGCCGGTGCCTGAGCGCGGTGGAGTTCACGCCGCTCAGCCCGCCGGAGGCACAGGCGTGGCTCGGCCCGGACAGCCCCGCGCCGAGCGGACAGGTGACCCTCGCCGAGCTGTTCGCCATCCGGGAGGAGCGGGCCCTGCCCGCCGGCCGCACGCTGCGCGAGGTCGGCGGTTACCTCTGA